Proteins encoded in a region of the Geobacillus genomosp. 3 genome:
- a CDS encoding sucrose-specific PTS transporter subunit IIBC — translation MQYGQIARQLIPLLGGKENVISAAHCATRLRLVLKDDKKADVKAIENLEGVKGAFSSSGQFQIIFGTGVVNKVYESFVREAGLPQSHTDAHQEAIKQKMNPLARFAKTLSNIFVPIIPAIVASGLLMGLLGMMKAFKWVAADSPLYILLDMFSSAAFIILPILIGFSAAKEFGGTPFLGAVIGGIMTHPALLNPWGLAEAKPNYMHFLGFDIAMVGYQGTVVPILLATYVMAKIERGLRQVVPHAVSLLVVPFVTVISTGFITILAIGPLGNWLGDGITMALNFIYHYGGALAGLIFGGLYSMIVITGVHHSFHAIEANLLAKLGVNYLLPIWSMANVAQGGAGLAVFVQSKRAKTKEIALPAALSAFLGITEPVIFGVNLKYRKPFIAAAIGGALGGAYVVFANVVANAYGLTGIPMIAIVAPEGLTNLMHYLIGFAIAVGSAFVATFLLKFREEEE, via the coding sequence ATGCAGTACGGCCAAATCGCCCGACAACTTATTCCGCTATTAGGGGGAAAGGAAAACGTCATCAGCGCGGCCCATTGCGCAACAAGGCTTCGGCTCGTTTTAAAGGATGACAAAAAGGCTGATGTGAAAGCTATTGAAAATCTTGAGGGAGTCAAAGGAGCGTTTTCCAGTTCTGGTCAGTTCCAAATCATTTTTGGCACTGGTGTCGTCAATAAAGTGTATGAATCATTTGTCCGCGAAGCCGGTTTGCCGCAAAGCCATACGGATGCGCACCAGGAAGCGATCAAGCAAAAAATGAATCCGCTCGCCCGCTTTGCGAAAACGTTGTCGAACATTTTTGTGCCCATCATCCCGGCGATTGTTGCGAGCGGCTTGTTAATGGGGTTGCTTGGGATGATGAAGGCGTTCAAATGGGTAGCGGCGGACAGCCCGCTGTATATCCTCCTTGATATGTTCTCAAGTGCGGCGTTTATCATTTTGCCGATTTTAATCGGCTTTAGCGCTGCCAAAGAGTTCGGAGGAACGCCGTTTTTAGGGGCGGTCATCGGCGGGATTATGACCCATCCGGCACTATTAAATCCGTGGGGGTTGGCCGAGGCTAAGCCAAACTATATGCATTTTCTCGGCTTTGATATTGCCATGGTCGGCTACCAAGGGACAGTGGTGCCGATTTTGCTGGCGACGTATGTGATGGCGAAAATCGAGCGCGGCTTGCGCCAAGTCGTTCCCCATGCAGTCAGTTTGCTTGTCGTTCCATTTGTGACGGTCATTTCGACCGGGTTTATTACGATTTTGGCCATCGGGCCGCTTGGCAATTGGCTTGGCGACGGGATTACTATGGCGCTCAACTTCATTTACCATTATGGGGGAGCGCTCGCCGGTCTCATCTTTGGCGGGTTGTATTCGATGATTGTCATTACCGGTGTGCATCACAGCTTCCATGCGATTGAAGCAAACTTGTTGGCGAAACTTGGCGTCAACTATTTACTGCCGATCTGGTCGATGGCCAACGTCGCCCAAGGCGGCGCCGGATTGGCTGTCTTCGTCCAATCAAAGCGGGCGAAAACGAAAGAAATCGCCTTACCAGCGGCATTATCGGCGTTTTTAGGCATTACCGAACCGGTCATTTTCGGGGTGAACTTAAAATACCGGAAACCGTTTATCGCCGCGGCCATCGGCGGCGCGCTCGGCGGGGCGTATGTCGTGTTTGCCAATGTCGTCGCGAACGCCTATGGGCTGACCGGCATCCCGATGATCGCCATCGTCGCGCCGGAAGGGTTGACGAACTTGATGCATTACTTAATCGGTTTTGCCATTGCCGTCGGTTCGGCGTTTGTGGCGACATTCCTTCTAAAGTTCCGTGAAGAAGAAGAGTGA
- a CDS encoding glycoside hydrolase family 32 protein translates to MKSERERQLMEQAYAEIEKYQDLVHRDPYRLRYHLMPPVGLMNDPNGLIDWNGTYHVFYQWMPFRTGHGAKFWGHYTSPDLVHWQAEPIALAPSEWYDQNGCYSGSAIDDDGKLVLFYTGNVKDDQGNRQTYQCMAVSEDGIHFTKKGVVINLPDGYTAHFRDPKVWRKDGLWYMIIGAQSKSGDGKAVLFRSSDLCHWEHLGPIAGGNSKWLGPFGYMWECPDLFPLDGQDVLIVCPQGLQPDGMRYQNVYQSGYFVGRLDYGRAEFVHGPFEELDRGFEFYAPQTMLDRNGRRILIGWMGVPDQNEDRQPTVGHRWVHALTLPRELRLVDGKLRQTPVKELKQLRKQQVAYPNAVVANELRSWPGVEGDAIELRLDRIQLLGSMMEIHFRHAARLIYNSDEGVLTLERKSFVNGLTETRQCRLPRLRSLHVFLDTSSIELFVNDGEETFTARFFPYPDDRTMFFGAHGHLQMDIEKWEL, encoded by the coding sequence ATGAAATCCGAACGCGAGCGGCAGCTCATGGAACAAGCCTATGCCGAAATCGAAAAGTACCAAGATCTCGTCCATCGCGATCCATATCGATTGCGCTATCATCTCATGCCCCCGGTCGGGCTGATGAATGACCCGAACGGGCTGATCGATTGGAATGGGACGTACCATGTCTTTTACCAATGGATGCCGTTTCGCACTGGCCACGGAGCGAAGTTCTGGGGACATTACACGTCCCCGGACTTGGTTCATTGGCAAGCGGAGCCGATTGCTTTAGCGCCAAGCGAATGGTATGACCAAAACGGATGCTACTCCGGCAGCGCCATTGACGATGACGGAAAGCTCGTGTTGTTTTATACCGGCAATGTGAAGGACGACCAAGGAAACCGCCAAACATACCAATGCATGGCCGTGTCGGAAGATGGCATTCACTTTACCAAAAAAGGGGTCGTGATCAACCTGCCGGATGGCTATACCGCTCATTTCCGTGACCCGAAAGTGTGGCGGAAAGACGGGCTTTGGTATATGATTATCGGAGCACAAAGCAAAAGCGGCGACGGGAAAGCGGTTCTATTCCGTTCTAGCGACCTCTGCCATTGGGAACATCTTGGCCCGATTGCCGGCGGGAACTCGAAATGGCTCGGCCCGTTCGGCTATATGTGGGAATGCCCCGACTTGTTTCCGTTAGACGGTCAAGATGTGCTCATCGTTTGCCCACAGGGATTGCAACCGGACGGCATGCGCTATCAAAACGTTTACCAGTCAGGCTATTTTGTCGGCCGCCTTGACTATGGACGGGCCGAATTCGTCCACGGGCCGTTTGAGGAGCTTGACCGCGGCTTTGAGTTTTACGCCCCGCAAACGATGCTTGACCGGAACGGGCGGCGCATTCTCATCGGCTGGATGGGCGTGCCGGATCAGAATGAAGACCGCCAGCCGACCGTGGGCCACCGCTGGGTGCACGCGCTCACCTTGCCGCGCGAGCTTCGGCTTGTTGACGGCAAACTGAGGCAAACGCCAGTGAAAGAACTGAAACAGTTGCGCAAACAACAAGTGGCGTATCCGAACGCCGTTGTGGCGAATGAGCTGCGGTCGTGGCCGGGAGTTGAAGGAGACGCCATCGAACTTCGCCTTGATCGTATTCAATTGCTTGGAAGCATGATGGAGATTCATTTTCGCCATGCCGCCCGCCTCATTTACAACAGCGACGAAGGGGTGCTGACACTTGAGCGGAAAAGTTTTGTGAATGGATTGACGGAAACGCGGCAATGCCGCCTGCCCCGTCTCCGTTCGCTCCACGTGTTTTTAGATACATCGTCGATCGAATTGTTCGTCAATGACGGCGAAGAGACATTCACTGCCCGGTTTTTCCCATATCCGGATGACCGAACGATGTTCTTTGGCGCTCATGGCCATCTTCAGATGGATATAGAGAAATGGGAATTATAA
- a CDS encoding BglG family transcription antiterminator, translating into MLTKRQKDILSFLIQNNEPITSEWIAKELGVSDRTVRTELKELQSQCQSLGIYIESIRGKGYKLEIIDSQLFKEAYDSARNEIVDGSKMDFSEQNGRVVYILKRLLLEREPIKLEHLEDELFVSKPTIQSDLKTVREILEKYKLKLVTRPHYGTIVEGEEYMKRLCFSNYILSRNNDLNVDFSSFTVLDQRLFRKIKEIIIKKVNEYKIEISDIALENLATHIAIACKRIKEGFVIENLDPDVTGKHPLEKIVAEEIVKGVEEFTSLTFPRSEIDYIIVHLLGTKLIHKETLNRFSEFDELGTIIQCMLKRLKTELNWDFYEDTEFIQALTLHIRPAMNRLRYNMNIRNPLLNEIKTRYPSAFEGAVIASKCIENHLGMEVGEHEIAYIALHIGVALERLKTRQKKAKRVIIVCASGVGSAKLLLYRLQNAFKEEIEVVASTNYYQLRDYDLSSIDFVISTIPINDDIGVPVQVVNTFLDEEDINNIRKKLSPMKSDEKEKYLDESRVFVQKDFRDKESVINFMCNELYKQGLVSKGYVNLVLERESIAPTNFGNLVAIPHPLTPETEETFWTVCTLKRPIEWHGKHKVQLVCLLNIKKGPTGDLDRMYQKLIAILEDKSIVRKVIKSESAKEIVEILNT; encoded by the coding sequence ATGCTTACAAAAAGGCAAAAAGACATTTTGTCATTTTTAATCCAGAACAACGAACCTATTACATCGGAGTGGATTGCTAAAGAATTAGGGGTAAGTGATCGGACAGTGCGAACGGAGCTAAAAGAGCTCCAATCGCAATGCCAATCGTTAGGGATATATATTGAGTCTATTCGTGGGAAAGGGTATAAATTGGAAATCATAGATTCGCAACTATTTAAAGAGGCATACGACTCTGCTAGGAATGAGATTGTCGATGGGAGTAAAATGGATTTTTCCGAACAAAATGGTAGAGTCGTGTATATATTAAAGCGGCTCCTGCTTGAAAGGGAACCGATCAAACTGGAACATTTAGAGGATGAATTGTTTGTTTCCAAACCGACCATTCAAAGCGACTTAAAGACTGTACGTGAAATATTAGAAAAATACAAACTCAAATTAGTAACTCGCCCTCATTATGGAACAATAGTCGAAGGCGAAGAGTATATGAAAAGGCTATGTTTCTCCAATTATATTCTAAGCCGAAACAACGATCTAAATGTTGATTTTTCATCATTTACAGTTTTAGATCAAAGACTGTTTAGAAAGATAAAGGAAATTATTATAAAAAAAGTAAACGAGTATAAGATTGAAATATCAGATATTGCCCTTGAAAATTTAGCTACTCATATTGCCATCGCATGCAAGCGAATCAAAGAGGGTTTTGTCATTGAAAATCTTGACCCAGATGTAACGGGAAAGCACCCACTTGAAAAAATTGTAGCTGAGGAAATTGTCAAAGGAGTAGAGGAATTTACCAGTTTAACCTTTCCACGATCAGAGATTGATTATATCATTGTCCACTTATTAGGAACAAAGTTAATACACAAGGAAACGTTAAACAGATTTAGTGAATTCGATGAGTTAGGTACGATTATTCAGTGTATGTTGAAACGATTGAAAACGGAGTTAAATTGGGATTTTTATGAGGATACGGAATTTATTCAAGCGTTAACTTTGCATATCCGACCCGCAATGAACCGGTTGCGGTACAATATGAATATTAGAAATCCGTTGTTAAATGAAATTAAAACAAGATACCCTAGTGCATTTGAAGGAGCTGTCATTGCCAGCAAGTGTATTGAGAACCACTTGGGCATGGAAGTTGGGGAGCATGAGATTGCATATATTGCATTGCATATAGGTGTTGCTTTAGAACGGCTAAAAACGAGGCAAAAAAAAGCAAAACGGGTTATCATTGTGTGTGCCTCCGGCGTTGGCAGTGCGAAACTACTCCTTTACCGTTTGCAAAACGCATTTAAAGAGGAAATCGAAGTTGTTGCTTCAACCAACTATTATCAATTAAGAGACTATGACTTATCCTCTATTGATTTTGTGATTAGTACTATCCCTATCAATGACGATATAGGCGTTCCTGTTCAAGTGGTTAATACGTTCCTAGATGAGGAGGATATCAATAATATTCGAAAAAAACTGTCCCCTATGAAATCTGATGAAAAAGAAAAATACTTGGACGAATCGAGAGTCTTTGTCCAAAAAGACTTCAGAGACAAAGAAAGCGTTATCAATTTTATGTGTAATGAGCTATATAAACAAGGTCTTGTTTCAAAAGGTTACGTTAACTTAGTTTTGGAAAGGGAATCAATAGCCCCTACGAATTTTGGAAACCTAGTCGCTATTCCTCACCCCCTGACACCTGAAACGGAGGAAACATTTTGGACCGTATGTACTTTAAAACGCCCGATTGAGTGGCATGGTAAACACAAGGTTCAACTTGTTTGTCTGTTGAATATTAAAAAAGGACCTACAGGGGATTTGGATAGAATGTATCAAAAGTTGATTGCCATATTGGAGGACAAGTCTATTGTACGAAAAGTTATCAAGAGCGAGTCAGCGAAAGAAATTGTTGAAATTTTAAATACATGA